Within Desulfobacter sp., the genomic segment AATCTGGACCAGGGTTTTCCATTGGTATTCGCAGTCCCGGCGGGCAGGGCTGCCTGTTACGGTGAGTTCTTCTGAGACCCGCCGAAGATGGATGGATATCTGCACGATCCGGCGGCTGACCTCTATGTTTTTTTCAGCCAGGGCGATCAGGGATTGAAAATGGGCAAAGAATTGCTTCAGCTTGTCCGGAAGGTTGTGGATACCTTCCATCTGCGTCTGTTCCATCTGGATGATGAGGGCGATATTATTCCTGTATTCCTGTTCGATCTCATTCTTTAGGATTTCCAGGACAAAGGGGCTTTGGGCGGTGACGATATCCGGGACATTCCGAATCATTTTTCCCGTTCCCTTCACCAGGTCGGATGCCGTTATAAACAGCGGCAGGTGGGTCTGGGGTATTTTCTGGAATGCGGTTCCGAATGTGGTGAAATAATGCCGGGTGACGCCCAGGGAACACACGGCAACAATGACGATGAGTACCAGTCCTGTCAATACCTTGGCAAATATGCCGAACGCCGGCCGTGGTGTTGTCCGCTCTAGGGGGGGCTTTTCCAAAATACACCGTCCATGGGAGTCATAAGACCCCATATGCTTTCGCCGATGCCGGCCAGCTGCTTGTGGTGGGCAATGGCAAAAGGGGATTCATAAAGGGGAAGCAGGGGAAGGTCTTCCATGATGAGTTGCTGAAACCGTTTATAGAGAATTTTGCGCTTGCCGAAATCAAGTTCCGTGCCGGCCGCTTCCATGAGCCGGTCCGCATCAGGGTTGCTGTACCCTTGGGTGTTGGACCAGATGATTCCTTTGCGTATATTGGTACTCAGGTAGGTCCGGTGGACCCCGATAACCGGGTCCCCCCAGTTGTAGACACTGTCTATGGTGGCATCGAAATCCCAGTTCGCAATTTTCCGGGCCCAGGATTTAAAATTCCTGGGGGGATCAATGATCACCTCGACGCCCAGGCGGCGGAGGAAAAGCTGTTCAAAATATTCGGCCATAATTTGCCGGTTGCCGCTCCTGTCGGGGATATAGGTCATTCTGAAAGAGAAGCGTTTCCCGGTTTTTCCCCGTGGGTACCCGGCCTCGTCCAGGAGGCGGTTGGCCTTTTTAAAATCCTGGGGGTAGAGGTTTACATCCCTGGTATAGAAGGGGCTGGATGACGATATGGGGCCCGTGGCCACGCGGGTCTGCTTCTGGAACCATTTTTCCACTATAAAGTCACGGTCAACGGCATATGCGATGGCCTGCCGGACGCGAACATCATTGAAGGGTTTTTTGCGGAGATTGAATGCCAGCCACTGGATTCCCCCCACCCCTTTGAAAGCATCCTCTAACACGGTGATATGGTCCAGATCCCTGAGCTGGCGGAGCTGATGTCTATCCTGGTAAAAGGACATCAGGTGGGTGTTCCCCACTTCCAGTTCTATGGCGCCTTCTTCCGTATTTTTGCTGAAGGAAAAGCAGATGCAATCCAGGCGGGGGCGGTCTGGCAGGAAAAATTGGGGGTTTTTCCTGAGGCGTATGATTTTATCGGGTGAAAATTCTTCAAGGATGAAAGGACCCGAGCCGACGGGCTTCAGGTTTGCCGGATGCCCTTTGACCGCTTCCACACTGCCGTAGATATGCTTGGGGAGAATGGGGAGAAGGACGGGAGACATGGCCAGCATGATTGCCGGATGGGGGGTGCTGAGCCGGATGACCGCCGTATGGGGATCCGGGGTGTCCACCCGGGACACCGGGGCAAGCATGGACTTGAAGGGATGCCATCTTTTAACGGTTAAAACGGAGAAGGCCACGTCTTCGGAGGTGATGGGCCGGCCGTCATGGAATCTGGCATGGCGGACCAGGTGCAGGGTCAGGCTGAGGCCGTCTTTGGCGGTTTCCCACCGCCTGGCCAGGTATGGGGAGGGGCGCCATGCGTTGTCCATGCGGATCAGTCCGGCAAAAATCTGCGCGCCCGGGATGCCGGTCACCACTCCGGACTGGATGGCCGGATTGAGGTGATGGGGGGACTGCCCCAGCCGGATATGCAGTTCACCGCCCATTGGCGGATTTCCTGCATGGCTGTGGACGGGCAGGCCGAGCAGACAGATGATGAAGACAATGGCATTAAAAGCCGTCAATGGTGGGAAGGGTGGCCGAAAGAAGCGTGTCATTGTAATTCATTTACGATTGAGCGGATATCCGGTTCAAGGCGGTTGAACAATTCAACCAGTTCCGGCTGAAAAAAGGTGCCGCTTCCGGCGCGTATCTCGTCCAGCGCCGTATCCACGGGCCATGGTTTTTTATATGGGCGTTCGGAAACAAGGGCATCAAATGCATCGCAGATGCAGGCAATTCGGCCCACCAGTGGGATATCCTTTCCTTTCAGCCCCCTGGGATACCCGGAGCCGTCCCATTTTTCATGGTGGGTATATGCTATGGTTTCTGCCGTTTGCAGCAAATTCACCCGGCTTCCGGAGAGCATTTTGGCACCGATGGTGGTGTGGGTTTTGATGATTTGATACTCCTTCGGGGTCAGTTTTCCCTTTTTCAGCAAGATCGCATCCGATATCCCTATTTTCCCGATATCATGGAGTTTGCTGGCCAGGTACAGATTGTCGCATTCTTCTTTGGAAAGCCCGTATGATTTGCCCATGATATAACAATAATGGCTCATCCGCTTGACGTGGTTGCCCGTGTCTTCATCCCGGTATTCCGCTGCAAGCCCCAGCCTCTGTACGATTTCAATCTGGGCCTCCTCCAGCTCCCGTGTCCTTTCCTTTACCTTTTCATCCAGAATGATATTTTGTTTTTTCAGTGCCTCTTTGGCGTTTTTCAGGGTGAGGTGGGTGGTTACGCGGGCCTCTACCTCCTCCGG encodes:
- a CDS encoding ABC transporter substrate-binding protein — protein: MGGELHIRLGQSPHHLNPAIQSGVVTGIPGAQIFAGLIRMDNAWRPSPYLARRWETAKDGLSLTLHLVRHARFHDGRPITSEDVAFSVLTVKRWHPFKSMLAPVSRVDTPDPHTAVIRLSTPHPAIMLAMSPVLLPILPKHIYGSVEAVKGHPANLKPVGSGPFILEEFSPDKIIRLRKNPQFFLPDRPRLDCICFSFSKNTEEGAIELEVGNTHLMSFYQDRHQLRQLRDLDHITVLEDAFKGVGGIQWLAFNLRKKPFNDVRVRQAIAYAVDRDFIVEKWFQKQTRVATGPISSSSPFYTRDVNLYPQDFKKANRLLDEAGYPRGKTGKRFSFRMTYIPDRSGNRQIMAEYFEQLFLRRLGVEVIIDPPRNFKSWARKIANWDFDATIDSVYNWGDPVIGVHRTYLSTNIRKGIIWSNTQGYSNPDADRLMEAAGTELDFGKRKILYKRFQQLIMEDLPLLPLYESPFAIAHHKQLAGIGESIWGLMTPMDGVFWKSPP
- a CDS encoding two-component system response regulator, with translation MNKLNQCKILLVDDHKTNIDILVDVLRDRYRLGMALNGEKALDIMDRDRIDLILLDISMPGMDGFDVCRQIKANPLTAHIPVIFITAMDDHKFIKKGFEYGAVDYITKPFNPEEVEARVTTHLTLKNAKEALKKQNIILDEKVKERTRELEEAQIEIVQRLGLAAEYRDEDTGNHVKRMSHYCYIMGKSYGLSKEECDNLYLASKLHDIGKIGISDAILLKKGKLTPKEYQIIKTHTTIGAKMLSGSRVNLLQTAETIAYTHHEKWDGSGYPRGLKGKDIPLVGRIACICDAFDALVSERPYKKPWPVDTALDEIRAGSGTFFQPELVELFNRLEPDIRSIVNELQ